gtgctccctccagacataaaatggcctggatatccatgaccttatagtgcctgacactacctacacaagaccatcataagaggaggaaaagaccatgacatcaaaataaaagaaagactggttgagatggggaggggctatgatggagaatagaatttcaaaggggaaagtggggtggggggtgggagggtattaccatgagatactttttataatcatggaaaatgttaatgaaaattgagaaaaaaaaaaagaaagcgacagagagagagaaagaggcagatggagagagacagacagaatgggcatgccagggcctctggccactgcaaacgagctccagatgtgtgtgcccccttgtgcatctggctaatgtgggtcctggagaatcgagcctcgaaccagggtccttaggcttcataggcaagcgcttaaccgctaagccatctcttcagcccattaaaaaagtttaatactttttatttatatttgagaaagaggcagagagaaagagagagagagagagagagagagaatgggcatgccagggccttcagccactgcaaatgaactccagaagcatgccccaccttgtgcatctggcttatgtgggtcctggggaattgaacctgggtcctttagctttgcaggctagcaccttaacctctaagccacccctccagcccttttgcttttttttttttaagattttttttgagaaacagacagaattagcatgccaggacctcagccactacaaatgaactccagacgcttgtactacctagtgggcatatgccacctagtgcttgcctcaccttcatgcggatctggacagtcaaacacaggtccttaggctttacaagcaagcaccttaacctctaagccatctctccagccctttttgtccTTTGTGACATGTGTGCTTGGTATGCCTgagtttgtgtgtttgtatgtatgtgggtagctgtgcatgtggaggccagaagttgactttGGACATCTCCCTTGataactctccaccttattttctgagataaggtctctcacacagagctcaccaattcagctagactagctagccagtaaactccagggattccctgtctctacctccagtgctggtattataggcatgtgccactatatcttgcttttacatggatgctagagatctgaactcaaacaaataaataaaaataaaacccctttttttaaaaaaaaaattttttttggtttatttttatttatttatttgagagtgacagagaaagaggcagagagagtgagagaatggatgcaccagggcttccagccactgcagacgaactccagatgcgtgcacccccttgtacatctggctaacgtgggtcctggggaattgagccttgaaccagagttcttaggcttcacaggcaagtgcttaaccactaagccatctctccagcccagaaaccctTTCTTAAAAAGCACcatgatctggagagatggcttaacgttaaaggcacttgcctggcttggtggtacatgcctttaatcctagcagttgggaggctgaggcaggaagactgccatgagttcaaggccagcctggagcaacaaagttccaagtcagcctgggctagtgtgagatcctacctggaaaaaataccCCTCCCCCTGGTCACTGGCATATATGAtgccctggggatttgaactccagCACTGCATGAaacagtgtggtagcacatgcctataatcccagcaggtggaggcaggaagatcaagagttcaaggttaacctcaaaaaacaaagtagaGCTACTATGGCAAGGGGCTTGGAAGCTAAGGTGTTGGGGATTGCAGAGACTGTGTGAGCTGGGTTCTAAAGGGGCCTTACTTGGAGGTCCTCTTCTGATAGCAGAATGATGCTGGACAGGTCTTCTTTCAGTTGTCTGGCCACATTCTTCCACTTCACCACAGCCCCACTGTCTGTTTCATCTACATCAAAGGACTTTTGGGAAACCCAAGCTGTACCTCCATCTGATGTATGGGAGAAAATGCCAGTCAAGATCACAGTAAGCTTGGGTGCCATTTTTGCCCCCAACTCCGGCACACAGACCAGTGAAACATGTATGTATCCTTTCAACCAACCACTCAGGATGACTCCAATGGGAGTTAGAACAATACCTTTACCTCAGGAGTCTCAGGAAAGCTAATCCCTAGCTAGGGCCcaattttcctcttcttttttttttttttttttttttttttttgcaaagtagggtctcactctagcccaggctgacctggaatttactatgtagtctcagggtgacctcaaactctcagcaatccccctacctctgcccctccagtgctgggattaaaggtgtacaccaccacacgcagcaatcttttaaaaaattttttaaatatttaaaatacttgcaagcagagagagagaaagagaggaaatgggcatgccaaggcctcctgccactataaacaaacttcagaggcatgtgatactttgtgcaactggctttacgtgagtactgcagtactgaacccaggccatcacaggctctgcaagcaagaacctttaattgttgagccatttctccagattcCCATCTTCAATTTATATGTGAAACTGCTCTATATTCTTCTATAGAAAGAGACCATTTaaggtgggtatggtggcttacttgcttttttttttccttttttgggggttttaaaaatgtttggggggctggagagatggcttagcggttgcctgtgaagcctaagaaccccagttcgaggcttggttccccaggacccacattagccagatacacaagggggtgaacatgtctggagtttgtttgcagtggctggaagccctgccatgcccattctccctctccctctccctccctctctctctctctctctctctctctctctctctctctgcttcattctctctctgtcactgtcaaataaataaataaaaataaacaaaaaaaatttataaaaaaaatgtttgggggcaggcatggtagcatacacctttaatcccagtacttgggaggcagaggtaggaggactgccatgagttcgaggccaccctgaaactatatagtgaattctaggtcagtcagggctagagtgagaccctaccttgaaaaaaaaaaaaaaagcactcttcTGAGCCACATCACCACCAGCTGTTAGTTTCTTACTGAAAAATGTACCTGCAGTATTTGTCCCCTAGCGTTGTGATAAGGATAATACACATCAAAAcagggtggtttttttgttgtttgtttggattttttggtgtatttttttttttttctaggtaaggaattcactatgtagtctcagggtagcctccaactcttggtgatcctcctatctctgcctcctgagtgctgggattaaaggcttgcaccaccatgcccagcaagagtgCTTCTTACGTGGTCcatccccagcatcacataaTACCAGGCAGCTTGTAATCCTACCACTGGGAGATGGAGGCccagaggatcagaagctcaaggttgtggtagtttgaatacagcCTCATGTGTTCATGGTAATGCCTCATATATTCATCCTCAGCTggcggagcctttgggaggtggagccttgctgggggaggcatGTCTccgggggtgggccttgaggtttcttATCCAGCTCTACTGGGTGTTCACTAGCTCACTCATTCTTGCTAGTACCACCTGTTTGATTTGACAAGCtgtggtgcccagcctctgctttgccttgcttttccccaccatgatgaaaagtccccccaagactgtaagccaaaataagccctgctttttagttgggagttttgccccagcaacaagaaagtcacGGGAACAAAGGTCACCctcggctacatagcaagtttgaggctatctctaaaaaggaaaaaagtagctgggcgtggtggtgcacgcctttaatcccagcactcaggaggcagaagtaggaggattgctgtgagttcgaggacacctgagactacacatagtgaattccaggtcagcctgggctaaagtaagaccctaccttggaaaacaaaaataaaaaggatgttaTGTCTGATGGATCATGTAATTGTTTTTTGCCTGGCTAGTAAATGGCAACGCCAAGATTCAGACACCCTGACTTCACTGACATTTTAGCAGTCTATTtgctgacagcctgggttaggggCTTGTTCATCTTTATCCCCAGACCTGAGCACAATGTCTGGCACACAGAGGGGCTTAGGTCCACATTGTCATGTAAGTCTCTAGATGGCCAAACAGCAACCACTTCCCTGTGCAGAAAAATGAATCCTGACAGCTGATGGCTTACCCGAATCATTGTAGACCCACTTCTCATTACAGGCCAACACCACAAACTTTGTATTGGAAGGCAGACAAAGGAAGTAGTCGTCATCATCCACTATGGTACCGTCTTCTGCCAGGACCAAGGTGACTGGTGTCAGGGACTTATCAATGGCCAGTATGTCACAGGCTGAGAAGAAGAAAATATCTGGCAACTGATGAACACCCATAAGAAAATTACATCTGTCTTATTATTCAGTAGCCCTGGAGCTGAGCAGAACTCCTGACAATAATATAGTAACAACCATAGCTATTAGCCTAATGTAACCCCTGGTTCTATTCTAAGTGCTTTTCATATAAAGAatgaattctggggctggagaggtggcttagtggttagggcacttgcatgtgaagccaacagattcaggtttgattccccagtacacatgtaagccagatgcacaaggtggtatatgtatctggagttagtctgcagcagctgaaagcccctGGTACAtctgttctctcctctctgtctaaataaaatacaacaaaagtaaaaaaaaaaaaaaaaaatactgggctggagagatggctcagcagttacaggtatttgcttgcaaagtctgaaagcctgggttcaattccccaatacccatgtaaagtcagatgcacaaagtggcctgtgcagctagagttcatttgcaggggctggaggccctggtgcacccattctctttctctttctatctctgcctgcctcctgtAAGGTAGAAACTATTATTATTCCAATATTACAGATAAACCCAAAGCTCAGAGTGGTTAAATAACCTGTTCAAAATCCTAtagttgggctgaagaaatggctcagtgagtaaagcacttgtctgcaaagcctagtgtctgggttcagttccccaatacggACATAAAGTAGATGCACAAAGCGAACATGCATCCgtagagtttgactgcagtggctacaggccctggcatgcccattctctctctatgcacatGGAGAATTTgattgtagcagctagaggccctggcacacccattttctctcactctctgcttataaataaataaaagaatttttttctttaaaaaaatacaggggctggaaagatggcttagcagttaaggcgtttgcctgcaaaggcataggatcccggtttgactccctaggactcatgtaagccagatgtacaagggggtgcatgtatccggaattcatttgcagtggttggaggccctggtgcgcctactctctctctctctttctttctctctgcctctttctctctctcaaataagtgaatatttaaaaaaaaaattcctccagtCAGTGGCAAAGCATCCATAGGTTTGGCTCCTAAAAATGCTTCCTACAGCTACTGCTATATAAACAACAGACAGGTGGCAATTGAACCTACTTAAGTGAGCAGTGAACCAGAGTCTGGCCTGATTTCCTTGTGAACAagcattttatcatttatttattcagtggTCATCTTAAATTCTCCCacatactctggtttctcttcagatcatatAAATCTTTCACCTTTTATAAATTTTCCTACACACCAAatgtccaaaaaaagaaaaaaaaaaaaaaggccaggtgtggtggcgcaagcctttattcccagcaccccAGCACTtacagggaagcagaggtaggaggatcactgtgagttcgaggccaccttgagaatacagagtgaattccaggtcagcctgtgctggagtgagaccctacctcaaaacaacaacaacaacaagaagaaagacagaaggccaggtgtggtggcgcatgcctttaatcccaacactcaggaggcagtggtaggaggatagctgtaagttcaaagccaccctgagactacagagtgaatttcaggccatcctgggctagagtgagacccaaccttgaaaaaaagaaagaggactggagagacagcttagtggctaATATGcatttctgcaaagcctaaggacccaggttcaattctccaggtcccacataaaccagatgcacatacatctgcagttcgttggcagtggctacaggccctggcatgcccattctctctctctccctcccccccaccctgtctctgtctcaaataaataaatatatatatttttaaagacagaaaatacTTTTGCTTCTTCATACTCCTTTACAGCTATTCAACACTACAGGAGAATATAAAAGCAGCGGAACCTTTGATttgtatcttttcatttttactaCTACAGGTCAAGAGGTGATtacaggagctgggcgtggtggcgcacgcctttaacccagcactccggaggcagaggtgggaggattgctgtgagtttggggacaccctgagactacatagtgaattccaggtcagcctgggctagagtgagaccctacctcaaaaaacaaaaaaacaaacaaacaaaaaaagaggtgaTTATGGCGACAATGTTGTCATCACCCAAAATAGAACAGCCAGCCTCCTATAGGCCCAGATACAAAAAAACACAAGCTTCTGCACCAAGGACATCCAGCCAGTACACTGAAGTGGAACTAGTCACCTAATGCCtggggaagggggaaaaaaaaaaaaaaaatatatatatatatatatatatatatatatatatatatctcgcAGCTACAAAATCCATGTCATATCACCGAAGCGTTTATTGCTTTGGCTACTCCTGAGACATGTATCCTCTAGGGGTATGTTATTAGGGCCTCTCCGAGGAAGGACAGAACACCCTAACACACATTGTTACTACATGCCGGTGGCCAGCTCACAGGCTAAGCCTGCAGAAGCTCTTTGGATATATAATTTGTTGCTACAGGCAAATAACTCTTGCAAATAACCCGAATATATTATCTCGTTCGAAAGTCCCAACAATCTTTTGAAGCAATGCTGGAAATACGTCCACTCTGCCCAGGAGAAAACCCAAGAACAAGGTCCAGCAGTATAGGGGTCAGGCTGGAACTTGAGTCATGTTCCTAGTCTGGACCCTACATGGGCAAGTTATTGGCAGAAAAGAGTTCCCTGTGGCATGAAACAGGAACAAGTCAGAGCTGATGGTGGACACCGCCCGCACCCCACCTCTGCTAGGAGCCCCAGTGCATCTCCGGTGGCGGATGCACTAGGCTCGGTGTGATGCAAAAAATCTCAAGTCGTTTGGGGAAAGACGATTCAGCCTAGATTTGCACCCCGCTTCCCCGTCCCCACTACGGGTCTCTCATATAAGTTAAAACTCTTGAaacctgagccaggcgtggtggcgcacgcctttaatcccagcactcggcaggcagaggtaggaggatcgccttgagttcgaggccaccctgagaatacatagtgaattccaggtcagtctgggctagagtgagaccctacctcgaaaaaccaaaaccaaacaaacaaaaaaaacccaaacctccTGAAACTTGTCAGTCACCATTCCCACAGGGGTTCCACCGAGCTAAAGAAATCCCAAGTGACCTTCCCCCAGCCGGACGTCCTCGTCCACCCGGGTCACCCAGCCCCCATCCCGCCGCCCTTGCGTACCAACCTTTGCTCCTCAGCTCCTCCAGGCAGGAGGCGGCCACTCCGTGCTGTTCGCGGCTTTGGTTGCGGCGAAGCAGACATGGTTTGAGAGGTCGCATGTCCTCTGAGTCGGGGGCGCCCGCGCCCCCAGACATCTCCAACCTCCTCGAGGTGGGAACTGGCCGGCTACTGGGAGCCCCGGGAAGCCTAAAGCAGCCCCGGCCCCTTCCCACCGCCAGCCGGGAGCTGTAGTTCTCTCCGTAGCAAATCACGCGTAAGAGCCAGGCACGCTGGGATATGTAGTTCTAGTTACCGACGATCACGTGGCTTGTCCCTAGGCACGATGGGAATCGTAGTCTTGTAGTTTGAggggcattttctctctctctctccctccctccctccctccctctctctctctctctctctctctctccccctccctccctctccctccctccctccctctctctctccctccctctctccctctctctctctctctctctctctctcttcctcctctcttctccctttctctcttccgcCTTCCTACcgctctcttttctcctccttccacttttttttttcttttttccgagCCAGGGTATCACTAGACCCGGCTGGTAtcgaattcaaggtgatcctcctacctaagcctcccttGTGCAGgtactaaaggcgtgtgccaccacgcctggctttctcccccccaccaccccttctctctttttctctctctgattcctAGCCTCTGTTGGGGCCCAAACCCAAGGCTATGCGTTTGCtaagcaagccctctaccacttcGCTAAATCCCCAGCCCCTCACGTATGCGAGTCATAGCTCTATCACTAGGTTATattcccagccctattttttttatcatatttatttaggaGGTGCAATCAAACATTTATAAAGAAGCTCAGTAGGGATTTATTTTGCATTACAAAGAACAAACACACGTACTGTCTTGAAAGTTTAAAACATCCATGTGTGAATAGTTGTGTTACTGTAATACCCAAACTAATTTGCCGCTCATTGcgctgtttgtttgtgtgtggttggacgtgtgaaggtcagaggacaattttacAGACCCGTGTGCTGCGTTGCAGTCCCTCTTTAGatgggtgctgggcaattgaTCTCAAGCTGGGATGCTTGCagaacaagtacctttaactgcttagccaaaccccccccccaggttagcctggaactcatgtagtctatgttggccttaaactcaagtcaatcctcctgccttgacctctcaagtactaggattacagtgCAAGCTGCCATACCAGACTTTAGTTTCCAACCTAAAAAGATCTTGTCAGTGGCTACAGGAGATGCAGCCCAACCCTGCCTGCTTTGCAGCCTGAGGAGTTCTTTCCAGAGACCTCTACTCTGGTGAAGCCAGGATCACCTTAATAATCAATAAttgaaaaaggtttatttatttatttatttttgccaggtgtggtggcacacaccttttgtctcagcacttgggaggcagaggtaggaagatcactgtgagttcaaggccaatctgagtatacatagtaaattccaggtcagcctgggctagagcaagaccctacctcaaaaacctaaacaagttaaataaatatttttatttatttatttgcaagcagaggcgggggggagaatatgaatgtacaaatgctaggacctcttgctgctgcaaaccaactccagatgcacttgccactatgtgcatctggttttatgtgtgtactgggaaattaaaccctggctagcaggctttgaaTAAAGCGCCTTGAACCACTGTACCATTTCTGCAGTCCaagagcttctctctctctctctctttttaatattttatttatttgagagcaacagagagagaaagaggcaagggggggggggagggagagagagagaaacaacaatgggcttgccaggacctccagccactgcaaattaactccagatacatgcgcccccttgtgcatctggctaacgtgggtcctggggaatccagccttgaaccgggatccttaggcttgccaggcaagtgcttaacctctaagccatctctccagcccccaagaactTGTCTTGCTACATAGAAGAATTTCAGGATGGGTCAGTATGGAGAGAGGAATTCATTAAGAAAAAATGTCATGCATGCTAGATCTAAGAGTGAtcaggggggtggagagatggcttacacttgtctgtgaagcctaagggccctggtttgattctccaggggtcccatgtaagccagatgcacaaggtggcacatacatctggagttcatttgctgtggctagaggctctggcacacccattcttttcctctctccctctctctctctttctctgtctctaataaataaataataaatatatttttaaattaaaaaaaggagtgattagagtgctggagagatg
The genomic region above belongs to Jaculus jaculus isolate mJacJac1 chromosome 5, mJacJac1.mat.Y.cur, whole genome shotgun sequence and contains:
- the Dffa gene encoding DNA fragmentation factor subunit alpha → MSGKLVWNYISQRAWLLRVICYGENYSSRLAVGRGRGCFRLPGAPSSRPVPTSRRLEMSGGAGAPDSEDMRPLKPCLLRRNQSREQHGVAASCLEELRSKACDILAIDKSLTPVTLVLAEDGTIVDDDDYFLCLPSNTKFVVLACNEKWVYNDSDGGTAWVSQKSFDVDETDSGAVVKWKNVARQLKEDLSSIILLSEEDLQVLIDVPCSDLAQELCQSHGTVRGLQNALQQVLDQREEARQSKQLLQLYLQALEKEGSILSKQTEARAALSGEVDTVDTGISTEMASTVSLRSQILTTLKEKLAPELSLSSQDLELVAKEDPQALASACSWDMTKTEAVQWACKQELGLRLQQVQSLHSLRSLSARKKPLSGEPCCPKRAKQDPT